A genomic stretch from Spiroplasma endosymbiont of Clivina fossor includes:
- a CDS encoding transposase family protein: MKFKKNNQISDKNFLRLTGIKHTTFNKMLEILKIEELKKRFRRGRTNKLSLENRILMTLEYWREYRTYFHIAKSYDISESSCYRNIKWIEDTLIKHPNFQQLTGQKSLLKDYFKDKTVIIDVTESQIQRPKKDKNSTTQEKRKNTQ; encoded by the coding sequence ATGAAATTTAAAAAAAATAATCAAATAAGTGATAAAAATTTTTTAAGATTAACTGGTATTAAACATACTACTTTTAATAAAATGCTAGAAATTTTAAAAATAGAAGAATTAAAAAAGAGATTTCGTCGCGGAAGAACCAATAAATTATCATTAGAAAATCGTATTTTAATGACTTTAGAATATTGAAGAGAATATAGAACTTATTTTCATATTGCAAAAAGTTATGATATTAGTGAAAGTAGTTGTTATAGAAATATCAAATGAATTGAAGACACTTTAATAAAACACCCTAATTTTCAACAACTTACTGGTCAAAAATCACTATTAAAAGATTATTTCAAAGATAAGACTGTTATAATTGATGTAACTGAAAGCCAAATCCAACGCCCAAAAAAAGACAAAAACAGCACTACTCAGGAAAAAAGAAAAAACACACAATAA
- a CDS encoding transposase family protein, which translates to MLDKYKDENEFYSLIGIKYKTFMKMVEILKEGEAKQKQIGGRPNKLSIEQRLLMTLEYWKEYSTYRIIAKKYNISHVSCIRNIFWVENTLIKNSHFHIPGKKILLENKGTTNNLLAIDATEIPIERIKKN; encoded by the coding sequence ATGTTAGATAAATACAAAGACGAAAACGAATTTTATAGTTTAATAGGCATAAAATATAAAACTTTCATGAAAATGGTAGAAATTTTAAAAGAAGGTGAAGCTAAACAAAAACAAATTGGTGGTAGACCAAATAAATTATCAATAGAGCAAAGATTACTTATGACTTTAGAATACTGAAAAGAATATAGTACATATCGTATTATTGCAAAAAAATATAATATTAGTCATGTTAGTTGTATTCGTAATATCTTTTGAGTTGAAAATACTCTAATAAAAAATAGTCACTTTCATATACCTGGCAAAAAGATATTATTAGAAAATAAGGGTACTACTAATAATTTATTAGCAATTGATGCTACAGAAATTCCAATTGAAAGAATTAAAAAAAACTAA
- a CDS encoding EamA family transporter, giving the protein MSLQKFNVHFTKQELLTGAGIGVISAFMYSLAPLLIIFLDTRALNSFILATVQEFVSWILVVCLTNKPLKFLKQIWKNTKSMLGMIVIIAGIFGGPIAQVLYILSIQLAAQMSATATVLVNIAPIFTALLSRLLLEERLSFIAWVGLLLTSLAVIGLVIWQIITEFNKTILSSDPNDIQPWVKATWAIILSLLTAILYAIESTILHFAMSKSKNKINEKDALILKAFSSSWIMLIFVLPIVSVIGGGYGYEGWVQFRIFGELKGLTFLFIIISSFAIAIGRILFFRSIKILNGSYGIAAQLVMLLWTPLLSLAIFGLYKVTNCNFGIIQSNILDMQIKDLYLGATQWEYYLFLVPVLIGLILLLFNEKFLKKNKDAWTPPMELK; this is encoded by the coding sequence ATGAGTTTACAAAAATTTAATGTTCATTTTACGAAGCAGGAGTTACTTACGGGTGCAGGAATTGGTGTTATTTCAGCTTTTATGTATTCATTAGCACCGTTACTAATTATTTTTTTAGATACGCGAGCATTAAATAGTTTTATTTTAGCAACAGTGCAAGAATTTGTTTCTTGAATTTTAGTTGTTTGTCTTACTAATAAGCCATTAAAGTTTTTAAAACAAATTTGGAAAAATACTAAAAGTATGTTAGGAATGATTGTAATTATTGCTGGTATTTTTGGTGGTCCGATTGCACAAGTATTATATATTTTATCAATTCAATTAGCAGCCCAAATGAGTGCTACGGCAACAGTGTTAGTAAATATTGCTCCAATTTTTACGGCTTTATTATCAAGGTTATTATTAGAAGAAAGATTATCTTTTATTGCTTGGGTTGGACTACTTTTAACATCTTTAGCGGTTATTGGTTTAGTTATTTGACAAATTATTACTGAGTTTAATAAAACAATATTAAGTTCTGATCCTAATGATATTCAACCGTGAGTAAAAGCTACTTGGGCAATTATTTTGTCATTATTAACGGCAATTTTATATGCAATTGAATCAACAATTCTTCATTTTGCAATGAGTAAGTCTAAAAATAAAATTAATGAGAAAGATGCGTTAATTTTAAAAGCGTTTAGTTCATCGTGGATAATGTTAATTTTTGTTTTACCAATAGTTTCGGTAATAGGTGGGGGTTATGGTTATGAAGGCTGAGTTCAATTTAGAATTTTTGGTGAATTGAAGGGGTTAACATTTTTATTTATTATCATTTCTAGTTTTGCGATTGCAATTGGGCGAATTTTATTTTTTCGCAGTATTAAAATTTTAAATGGTTCTTATGGAATTGCTGCTCAATTGGTGATGTTGTTATGAACGCCATTGCTTTCTTTAGCAATTTTTGGTTTATATAAAGTTACTAATTGTAATTTTGGTATTATTCAATCTAATATTTTAGATATGCAAATTAAAGATTTGTATTTGGGTGCGACGCAATGAGAATATTATCTCTTTTTAGTTCCAGTGCTTATTGGATTAATATTGTTGCTTTTTAATGAAAAATTTTTAAAAAAGAATAAAGATGCGTGAACACCTCCAATGGAGTTGAAATAA
- a CDS encoding pseudouridine synthase, whose protein sequence is MPFHDAHQTIIKFMRKTFNTVPLRLIYKLFRLKKIKLNGEVITDLKYYLKPNDTIIVLDNLTFKDEVKKEFASQIALAIIYEDEYILIVDKPHNVLIHHPVGDCLDLAVRKYLQINNSYSFTISHVHRLDKLTRGLVIYAKKKIALNIFHQFWNQNNITKKYLALLATNKELPLVVKGYMFQDIMQGKMVFSPKLELPNCKVAVTKFKMFKKVLKFSWYEIQLIMERKHQIRASCEYLKTPIVGGH, encoded by the coding sequence TTGCCATTCCATGATGCTCATCAAACAATTATTAAATTTATGCGTAAAACTTTTAATACTGTTCCTTTACGATTAATTTATAAGTTATTTCGTTTAAAAAAGATAAAATTAAATGGTGAAGTTATTACTGATTTGAAGTATTATTTAAAACCTAATGATACGATTATTGTTTTAGATAATTTAACTTTCAAAGATGAAGTAAAAAAGGAATTTGCTAGTCAAATTGCTTTAGCAATTATTTATGAAGACGAATATATTTTAATTGTTGATAAACCCCATAATGTTTTAATTCACCATCCTGTGGGTGATTGTTTAGATTTAGCAGTTCGTAAGTATTTGCAAATTAATAACAGTTATTCTTTTACTATTAGTCATGTACATCGTTTAGATAAATTAACAAGAGGTTTAGTAATTTATGCGAAAAAGAAAATTGCTTTAAATATTTTTCATCAATTTTGAAATCAAAATAATATTACTAAAAAATATTTAGCGTTATTAGCTACTAATAAGGAATTACCATTAGTTGTTAAAGGTTATATGTTTCAAGATATTATGCAAGGAAAAATGGTGTTTAGTCCTAAATTAGAATTGCCAAATTGTAAAGTAGCAGTAACGAAGTTTAAAATGTTTAAAAAAGTATTAAAGTTTAGTTGATATGAGATCCAACTGATTATGGAAAGAAAACATCAAATTAGAGCATCTTGTGAGTATTTAAAAACACCGATTGTGGGTGGACATTAA
- a CDS encoding Mbov_0401 family ICE element transposase-like protein, whose amino-acid sequence MLKINNNVKTLENKHWFSLFATHKNMYTNKCEQLANEYEKLDEYLYKYHYRLKQGYKVVHFAWRTIITIFGDVTFKRRRYKYWNQKSGKFEYVCLLDKEIGLLPKQRIYFDVQFKVLSLLGDGKRYRDVLDALNHCYISKASISSILNKYDIAEYFQLAEKETKTRIDVKNKDLYIQLDETFLATLDHKVKQDQRIRLVTFHTGHKEKNYKHARRELENKRGHFLMLKVGKRINTMNYRDLLIKELQKYYVNINYDKIIVCGDGDTWIREIANSFGNVRYILDGYHAIKKLKQTAFNIIFENRKVALNSWIKLYKDGNHQELIKNIRNVAKNELNKDIKTKLRKASNYFSNNNHGIHHQNLEWNIGCSIESDISHLVKQQLGYGAKIYNHKNLNNLLHLRMANLNKLNVLHYINENINSEIEIRKEIYKNSLWNKYNNKNDDSWINYKGNAVTNKYNRFK is encoded by the coding sequence ATGTTAAAAATTAATAATAATGTAAAAACCTTAGAAAACAAGCATTGATTCAGTTTATTCGCAACCCATAAAAATATGTACACTAACAAATGCGAACAATTAGCCAACGAATATGAAAAATTAGATGAATATTTATATAAATATCATTATCGCTTAAAACAAGGTTATAAAGTAGTTCATTTTGCTTGAAGAACAATTATTACAATTTTTGGTGATGTTACTTTTAAACGACGCCGATATAAATATTGAAATCAAAAATCAGGTAAATTTGAATATGTATGTTTACTAGATAAAGAAATTGGTTTATTGCCCAAACAACGCATTTATTTTGATGTCCAATTTAAAGTTTTAAGTCTTTTAGGTGATGGCAAACGCTATCGCGATGTTTTAGATGCTCTAAATCATTGTTATATTTCAAAAGCTAGTATTTCAAGTATTTTAAATAAATATGATATTGCTGAATATTTTCAACTAGCAGAAAAAGAAACTAAAACTAGAATTGATGTCAAAAATAAGGATTTATATATTCAACTAGATGAGACATTTTTAGCAACATTAGACCATAAAGTTAAACAAGACCAAAGAATTCGTTTAGTTACTTTTCATACCGGACATAAAGAAAAAAATTACAAACATGCTCGTAGAGAATTAGAAAACAAACGAGGTCATTTTCTAATGTTAAAAGTTGGTAAACGAATAAATACGATGAATTATCGTGATTTATTAATTAAGGAATTACAAAAATATTATGTAAATATTAATTATGACAAAATAATTGTTTGTGGCGATGGTGATACTTGAATTAGAGAAATTGCCAATAGTTTTGGTAATGTTAGATATATTTTAGATGGTTATCATGCTATTAAAAAATTAAAACAAACTGCATTTAATATTATTTTTGAAAATCGCAAAGTAGCACTAAATAGTTGAATTAAATTATATAAGGATGGAAATCATCAAGAATTAATCAAAAACATTCGTAATGTTGCTAAAAATGAATTAAATAAAGATATTAAAACAAAGTTAAGGAAGGCGAGTAATTATTTCAGTAATAATAATCATGGCATTCATCATCAAAATTTAGAATGAAATATCGGTTGTAGCATCGAAAGTGATATATCGCATTTAGTAAAACAACAATTAGGATACGGGGCAAAAATATATAATCATAAGAATTTAAATAACTTATTACATTTAAGAATGGCAAATTTAAACAAATTAAATGTATTACATTACATTAATGAAAATATTAATTCAGAAATAGAAATCAGAAAAGAAATATATAAAAATTCATTATGAAATAAATATAATAATAAAAATGACGATAGTTGAATTAATTATAAAGGTAATGCTGTAACAAATAAATATAATAGATTTAAGTAA
- a CDS encoding PTS transporter subunit EIIC has translation MEFKHIFSNFKKLKLISSNFQPKNTLKHFRNKTSSGLQKLAKSLMFPIAILPIAAILSRVGGLMMTKDFGITENSVIWYIGSVLQVIGGSAFDNLSVLFAIGVAFGFAKDNRGEAALIGFFAYTILIGLMTILPKIVYSTILLDVNLENKSKLLYQLKGNEVIYSIDMGILSGIIAGILAATCYNRFQSIKLPTALSFFSGRRFVPLVVILVSLPVAILVAIIWPWLQLGLLSFGQTIIPEKVDNSTRHIQWGVASVYTMFNRTLNASGLMRVFNIYFFWQHPFVTSENGTVINGDIPAFLSNDLVVGAGLFQSGFFPIMMFGLPAAALAIIKCAHPDQRKKVMALLLGAASVSFLTGVTEPLEFSFIYAAPVLFFVHIVLSGIISAITVGLGIRIGFGFSAGFIDYVLSFYQSMKIAKITWESGFAQVLANPAWILPIGILSGGVYYFSFSYLIKKFNYQTLGREQTVSETNNFDNSLPLVSYQLLATKILDILGKDNIISVGNCVTRVRIVVKNVDDWKIKQLDKIKFKIRGIANNKLNPKMVSDKDLQLIVSNDAQFIVDELEKLLQASKELLATNF, from the coding sequence ATGGAATTTAAACATATTTTTAGTAATTTTAAAAAACTTAAACTGATATCAAGTAATTTTCAACCAAAAAATACTTTAAAACATTTTCGTAATAAAACAAGTTCAGGATTACAAAAACTTGCTAAATCATTAATGTTTCCGATTGCTATTTTACCTATCGCAGCGATATTGAGTCGTGTGGGCGGATTAATGATGACTAAAGATTTTGGAATTACTGAGAATAGTGTTATTTGATATATTGGTTCAGTATTGCAGGTTATTGGTGGCAGTGCTTTTGATAATCTTTCTGTTCTTTTTGCTATTGGCGTGGCTTTTGGTTTTGCTAAAGATAATCGTGGTGAAGCAGCTCTTATTGGTTTTTTTGCTTATACAATATTAATTGGTCTAATGACCATATTACCAAAAATTGTTTATTCAACAATTTTATTAGATGTTAACTTAGAAAATAAATCAAAACTTTTATATCAACTTAAAGGAAATGAAGTTATTTATTCTATTGATATGGGGATTTTGAGTGGCATTATTGCTGGTATATTAGCAGCTACTTGTTATAATCGTTTTCAATCCATTAAGTTGCCAACTGCTTTGTCATTTTTTTCGGGAAGAAGATTTGTGCCATTAGTTGTTATTTTAGTTTCTTTACCAGTTGCTATTTTAGTGGCAATAATTTGACCTTGACTTCAGTTAGGACTTTTAAGTTTTGGACAAACTATTATTCCTGAAAAAGTTGACAATTCAACGCGTCATATTCAATGAGGGGTTGCTAGCGTTTATACAATGTTTAATAGAACATTAAATGCTAGTGGTTTAATGCGTGTTTTTAATATTTATTTTTTTTGACAACACCCTTTTGTTACTTCAGAGAATGGAACAGTTATTAATGGTGATATTCCTGCATTTCTTAGTAATGATTTAGTTGTTGGTGCCGGATTATTTCAAAGTGGGTTTTTCCCCATTATGATGTTTGGATTACCTGCCGCTGCCTTGGCGATCATTAAATGTGCTCATCCTGACCAAAGAAAAAAAGTTATGGCATTATTACTTGGAGCTGCGTCCGTTTCATTTTTAACTGGGGTTACTGAACCGTTAGAATTTAGTTTTATTTATGCAGCTCCAGTATTATTTTTTGTTCATATTGTCTTATCAGGGATTATTTCTGCAATTACTGTTGGTTTAGGAATTCGGATTGGCTTTGGGTTTTCTGCTGGTTTTATTGATTATGTTTTAAGTTTTTATCAATCAATGAAAATTGCTAAAATAACTTGGGAGTCAGGTTTTGCCCAAGTGCTGGCAAATCCGGCTTGAATATTACCAATTGGTATTCTAAGCGGGGGAGTTTATTACTTTTCTTTTAGTTATTTGATTAAGAAGTTTAATTATCAGACATTAGGTCGTGAGCAAACTGTTAGTGAAACAAATAATTTTGATAACAGTTTACCACTGGTTTCTTATCAACTATTAGCGACAAAAATTTTGGATATTTTAGGTAAAGATAATATTATTAGTGTTGGTAATTGTGTCACAAGGGTGAGAATTGTTGTTAAAAATGTTGATGATTGAAAGATTAAACAATTAGATAAAATCAAATTTAAAATAAGAGGGATTGCTAATAATAAACTTAATCCGAAAATGGTTTCAGACAAAGATTTGCAACTCATTGTTAGCAATGATGCCCAATTTATTGTTGATGAATTAGAAAAATTGCTTCAAGCATCAAAAGAGTTGTTGGCAACTAATTTTTAA
- a CDS encoding IS256 family transposase, with the protein MTKKIKKEPDAIDKVVDYFLENIDNPQDLFKGNTIFQEFTKKLTERMLNTEIKDYLETDENHNKRNGNTQKTIITKNGSIAIDVPRDRNSTFEPVIIPKRQRRFDNFDQKVISLYARGMTISDIKAQLQEFYHGAEISESLISQITDDVIEEVKMWQTKPLEKIYPIVYFDCIVVKVKQDKRIINKAVYLALGINLDGLKDILGMWISENEGAKFWLNNLTEMKNRGLQDILVACSDNLTGMSDAIEAVFPKTQHQLCIVHQIRNSLKFVPYKDRKLVANDLKSIYTAINEEIALIALDHFSEKWNKKYPQITKSWKNNWNNLIIFLEYPQEFRRIIYTTNAIESVNSQLRKVIKNKKIFPNDASVFKIFYLAFQNMVKKWTMPIQNWGSAISHLMIKFEDRVNLS; encoded by the coding sequence ATGACAAAAAAAATAAAAAAAGAACCTGACGCAATTGATAAAGTTGTTGATTATTTTTTAGAAAATATTGATAATCCACAAGATTTATTTAAAGGCAATACTATTTTTCAGGAATTTACCAAAAAATTAACTGAACGAATGTTAAATACGGAAATTAAAGATTATCTTGAAACTGATGAGAATCATAATAAAAGAAATGGCAACACACAAAAAACCATTATTACTAAAAATGGTTCAATCGCAATTGATGTACCAAGAGATCGAAATAGTACTTTTGAACCAGTAATTATTCCAAAAAGACAAAGAAGATTTGATAACTTTGATCAAAAAGTAATTTCTTTATATGCAAGAGGAATGACAATTTCTGATATCAAAGCACAATTGCAAGAATTCTATCACGGAGCAGAAATTTCAGAAAGTTTAATTAGTCAAATAACTGATGATGTTATTGAAGAAGTTAAAATGTGACAAACTAAACCTTTAGAGAAGATTTATCCGATTGTTTATTTTGATTGTATTGTTGTTAAAGTAAAGCAAGATAAACGAATAATAAATAAAGCAGTTTATCTTGCCTTAGGAATTAATTTAGATGGTTTAAAAGATATTTTAGGAATGTGAATTAGTGAGAATGAGGGAGCCAAATTTTGACTTAATAATCTTACGGAAATGAAAAATCGTGGGTTACAAGATATTCTTGTTGCTTGTAGTGATAATTTAACTGGGATGTCTGATGCAATAGAAGCTGTTTTCCCAAAAACACAGCATCAATTATGCATTGTTCATCAAATTCGCAATAGTTTAAAATTTGTTCCTTACAAAGATCGCAAACTTGTAGCTAATGATTTAAAATCAATTTATACAGCAATTAATGAAGAAATAGCGTTAATTGCTTTAGATCATTTTTCAGAAAAATGAAATAAAAAGTATCCACAAATTACTAAATCATGAAAAAATAACTGAAATAATTTAATAATTTTTCTTGAATATCCTCAGGAATTTAGAAGAATTATTTACACAACTAATGCGATTGAATCTGTTAATAGTCAATTAAGAAAAGTCATTAAGAATAAAAAGATTTTTCCTAATGACGCATCAGTTTTTAAAATATTTTATTTAGCATTTCAAAATATGGTTAAGAAATGAACGATGCCAATTCAAAATTGGGGTAGTGCAATTTCACATTTAATGATAAAATTTGAGGACAGAGTGAATTTAAGTTAA
- a CDS encoding transposase family protein: MFSGKKRQHSLKSQIIIDLFNNKIISVDFCYGSTHDYKLFLKSNTLINPKLELIADSGYQGLQNVHKNTLLPIKKSKNNPLNPDKKEYNSFLSKVRIVIEHVFARLKRFKILVYRYRNKIRRFGLRLVAFSFLRYYFEKVKQSLSKILCLDNSFWIILKRRRTENDKKNKKRTWRNW; the protein is encoded by the coding sequence TTATTTTCTGGTAAGAAAAGGCAACATTCATTAAAATCGCAAATAATTATTGATTTATTTAACAATAAAATTATTTCAGTAGATTTTTGTTATGGCAGTACTCATGATTATAAGTTATTTTTAAAATCAAATACACTTATAAATCCAAAATTAGAATTAATTGCCGATTCAGGATATCAAGGTTTGCAAAATGTTCATAAAAATACATTATTGCCAATTAAAAAGAGTAAAAATAATCCTTTAAATCCAGATAAAAAGGAATATAATAGCTTTTTAAGTAAAGTTAGAATTGTCATTGAACATGTTTTTGCTAGATTAAAAAGATTTAAAATACTAGTTTATCGTTATCGCAATAAGATTAGAAGATTTGGATTACGATTGGTCGCGTTTAGTTTTCTTAGGTATTACTTTGAAAAAGTAAAACAGAGCCTGTCCAAAATTCTGTGTCTCGATAATTCATTCTGAATTATACTTAAAAGAAGGAGAACAGAAAATGACAAAAAAAATAAAAAAAGAACCTGACGCAATTGATAA
- a CDS encoding transposase family protein, which produces MKFKKNNQISDKNFLRLTGIKHTTFNKMLEILKIEELKKRFRRGRTNKLSLENRILMTLEYWREYRTYFHIAKSYDISESSCYRNIKWIEDTLIKHPNFQQLTGQKSLLKD; this is translated from the coding sequence ATGAAATTTAAAAAAAATAATCAAATAAGTGATAAAAATTTTTTAAGATTAACTGGTATTAAACATACTACTTTTAATAAAATGCTAGAAATTTTAAAAATAGAAGAATTAAAAAAGAGATTTCGTCGCGGAAGAACCAATAAATTATCATTAGAAAATCGTATTTTAATGACTTTAGAATATTGAAGAGAATATAGAACTTATTTTCATATTGCAAAAAGTTATGATATTAGTGAAAGTAGTTGTTATAGAAATATCAAATGAATTGAAGACACTTTAATAAAACACCCTAATTTTCAACAACTTACTGGTCAAAAATCACTATTAAAAGATTAG
- a CDS encoding superoxide dismutase yields MFQRKELNYSLDALEPIISKETMDYHYNKHHKAYEDGLNNTLAKLENNNQPTDLNQLMRDYLTLPHEWCHVGIRQFGGGLINHNFFFSILAKDKPISNGKLKALIEETYGSMEKWQEKMRDAALQVFGSGWTWLLIDRNGKLKIFNTFNQDNPWFLKSYPLIGIDVWEHAYYIDYRNDRKTYVTKFFDIINWEEVEKLYDTYLKNNSK; encoded by the coding sequence ATGTTTCAAAGAAAAGAATTAAATTATTCGTTAGATGCTCTAGAACCAATTATATCTAAAGAAACCATGGATTATCATTACAACAAACATCACAAAGCATATGAAGATGGTTTAAATAATACTCTTGCAAAATTAGAAAATAACAATCAACCTACCGATTTAAATCAATTAATGCGCGACTACTTAACCTTACCACATGAATGATGCCATGTTGGTATTCGCCAATTTGGTGGCGGATTAATTAATCACAATTTCTTTTTTAGTATCTTAGCCAAAGACAAACCAATTAGTAATGGTAAATTAAAAGCTCTCATTGAAGAAACCTACGGGTCAATGGAAAAATGACAAGAAAAAATGCGTGACGCTGCCTTACAAGTTTTTGGTAGTGGTTGAACATGATTATTAATTGATCGTAATGGCAAATTAAAAATTTTTAACACCTTTAACCAAGATAATCCTTGATTTTTAAAATCCTATCCTTTAATCGGTATTGATGTTTGAGAACATGCCTATTATATTGACTATCGTAACGACCGCAAAACTTATGTAACTAAATTTTTTGACATTATTAACTGAGAAGAAGTTGAAAAACTATATGACACTTATTTAAAAAATAATTCTAAATAA
- a CDS encoding IS1/IS1595 family N-terminal zinc-binding domain-containing protein translates to MEKIIQELVNTLTDDQFLEFYEKVKQQAELIKKQKRLNEIDQKFRAQGIKCPKCESYHCVKNGHNSEGKQKYLCKNCRASFDAFRNHFIYWSHLNYEQWNLLIQISLLGQSSKTISRFIKTTLKTAWYNRQKLMKSKQLENTQLKFKKLSGKIQIDETFIKEIHKGNFKYKTDPRRIYLDPFATNTKCCIQMAIDNNNNIYVKSTNTKRLQKQWVIENMNKELINENSIITSDMQKLYFLVAKQTNSTLCVTKTTINPEASYRNLNKISKLQSSLKEALIHYHGLGFTNIQNYLNLWKWKYQHKGLTPNQQTAILYFNV, encoded by the coding sequence ATGGAAAAAATAATTCAAGAACTAGTAAATACTTTAACAGATGATCAATTTTTAGAATTTTATGAAAAAGTCAAACAACAAGCAGAATTAATAAAAAAACAAAAACGTTTAAATGAAATTGATCAAAAATTTAGAGCGCAAGGTATTAAATGCCCTAAATGTGAATCTTACCATTGCGTTAAAAATGGACATAATTCAGAAGGAAAACAAAAATATTTATGTAAAAATTGCCGTGCAAGTTTTGACGCTTTTCGTAATCATTTTATTTATTGAAGTCATTTAAATTATGAACAATGAAATTTATTGATTCAAATTTCATTGCTGGGGCAATCTAGTAAAACAATTTCTCGTTTTATTAAAACTACATTAAAAACTGCTTGATATAATCGTCAAAAATTAATGAAATCAAAACAATTAGAAAATACCCAATTAAAATTTAAAAAATTATCTGGTAAAATCCAAATCGATGAAACATTTATTAAAGAAATCCATAAAGGAAATTTCAAATATAAAACTGATCCACGAAGAATTTACCTTGACCCATTCGCAACTAATACTAAATGCTGTATTCAAATGGCAATTGATAATAATAACAATATTTATGTTAAATCCACAAACACCAAACGTTTACAAAAACAATGAGTTATTGAAAATATGAACAAAGAATTAATTAACGAAAATTCAATTATTACTTCTGATATGCAAAAATTATATTTTTTAGTAGCAAAACAAACAAATTCTACTTTATGTGTAACTAAAACAACAATTAATCCTGAAGCTAGTTATCGTAACTTAAATAAAATCAGTAAATTACAATCTAGTCTTAAAGAAGCCTTAATTCATTATCATGGTTTAGGTTTTACTAATATTCAAAATTATTTAAATCTCTGAAAATGAAAATACCAACATAAGGGTTTAACTCCAAACCAACAAACAGCGATATTATATTTTAATGTATAA